A segment of the Manis javanica isolate MJ-LG chromosome 10, MJ_LKY, whole genome shotgun sequence genome:
CTGGAGGCTCTGAGGAGGGAGATATCCTAATGGAGGGCACAGTGGAGGAGGTGTTTATGTCTTGGACATCTTTGGGCCCTTTATATATGCGGGGAGCCCAGTGCGTCCACAGGTTAAGAGCAATTAGACGTCTTTATGGGCTTGGGTTGTTTAGCTGCTGTCACTCCTCCCTTAATGCACTTAATTAGGGGCCAGATACGGCCGATGTTTACAGCCTTTTACCCTAAACTGCACAATTTTTGTCTTCAAAGGGCCAGCTCACTTCCCCCACACCCACCCGTGTATTCCCCATTCACAGCTGGTCAGAGTCAGGGATTGGAAGACGGGGGAGCCATGACTCAGGTTGGAACGATGGGAGGAGAAAGGCGGCGCTGCGGCTCCTCCTGTACCGCCCATTTGATGAGATCAGCGCTGCTGTCCGTGGTGCTAATCAGACGGCCTGGAACACTGAGATAGTGTGAGATCAATAGAAAAAGACGTGGCACCGGGGTGCTTTTGGTGATTTCCCTCACACTGATGGCTTCTTTCTGCACCACCAAAGGCCCACATTTACACAATCTCCTAACCACCCCACACAAACCCAACAACCCCACATCTGCTCTCAAATCCTTCACCTACCCGTATCAACATattgtttctgtctttctctctcacacacactcatgctatGCACTCCCacccacaatctcacacacacactcacacgtgctTTCATGCACACTCACCTACCCCCGCTTGCACACAGACCAATCCCTCAGCCAACTTCCTAGACCTTCATGGCCAGCCTATGCTGAGAGAAGGCATGCCCTCCCTCAGCATCTTCCATGAGGCCGCAGGGGGCACACACTAGCTCTCTGGCATCAGGTATGACCAACCACCTCCAACAAGGCCCCAAGCAAGGATAGCTTGTCTGGATTTCACCTCAGGCCTCCATGTTTCCTCCAGGGTCCAGAAAACTCAGGATGGACGCCACTGTTATGAGGCTGTGTAGCATCTGGCTCAGCATATAATAGAATCAGTCAAGACAGAGCCACAGGAGGAgagctcccagcccccagccaccaTCCTCCTGAGTCTGTGCTGCTTTCCATTCTCTACCAATCCTGCAGCCCTCTCTCTTTTACAGCAGTTTATCAGTAACCTTGACAGATGTTAGAACAGATCCATCTTGGTATGTGCTATATCCATCCAGTGGGGCTAGTGTGGGCCTTGAGCCCAAGAAAACTGGTAGGAACCAAGACTCTACCCTGATTAGCTCTGCGTAACCTGAGGTCCAGGTATTTCACTTCTCTGGGAAATGGGCTAAGCTTTCCATCCCAGGGCTGCCTTGGAGAATCGTGGCTGTGCACATGCTCAGTAAGCTTCAGAGCACAGTGCAGATGTGCTTTGCTGTAATCATTAACAAGCAGGAGGCTCTAGGGCAGCATTTTTTCAGAATTCACATTGTGACCCATGAATTTTAATagagtagaacagaatagaaaatatcagcATGTATCACAGGTAGTAAGAATACTATTTCATGAACTTTTTGCTTCAATTGTAtgtagtatgtatgtatgtgtatagtcactgagaaaaattatttcttaatgtgATTGAAACTAATCAATGGTCTATTAAGATAACTAATCATGGCGTATCAGTTAAGAACACAGACCCAGATTCCAAACTGCCGAGTTTCTGAGACCAgttctgccactttctagctgtgtgatctcaggcagttacttaacctctctgaacctcacttcatgatttataaaatggagaataATAGTACCACCTCATAAATTGTTATAAGGATTAGAAGAATTAACCCATGCAAAGCACTTACAACACAGCCTGACACTCTGTTTTAAGTATGTAATCATATCAGTAGTTGTTGGAGCTGTTGCAGTGGCTTTAGTGACAGGTTTCATGGGGAAACAGTGGTATGTGTTATCACCgttgccactgctgctgctgtgAATATGTCAGCAGGTTTGATGGCATATACCTATCCGCATTCCTAAACTACCTTGTAAAACCCCCACTAATGGTGCCTATCTTAAAAGCCTGGtataagaattaaattaaataatgcatGGACAATGCTTAACTCAGTATCTGGCACATATTGAATAAGTGTTCAACAAGTGTTATCTACTATTATTCTACCATTGGGGTCAATCCAAGGGGCAGGGAGGACATGGGATCTTTGACTGTGGTTACTTCTTTTATCCTAGGAAAGAACCCAAAATCAAGTGCACCTCCTTCAATCCCCACTCTAGTGCAGCTGCCCAGGGAAGGCCCAGTGGGAATCTCTCCTCTTAGACAAAGTGAAAATGTCACCAACCCTTGGGCAATCATACTACTGGATGAAAAGAGAAGCTTAGACAATCCAAAAAGTCCATTTTCTAAGAATAGTtcataaatttgtatttcttatttggccTTAATAGACCATCAGAAATTCCCAGCCATAAATCAATGACATGCCCACTCATCTTACTGTTTGCCTGATCCTAAAGCTTCCTGGTTGGTCAGTAGCCCAGAGGTACAATGGGATTGAGGGTGGGGGATATGCCACTGATAGTCCATCCAAGTATATTGGAATTCCAAAGGGAGCAAGAGAAATCAGGCTTTCAGTGAAGCTGGACAGCTGGGTGTTGGAGTTGAGGAAGAACTTCCCAGGACAGGCAGTCATGGTTTCCTAAAGGAACTTGTATTATGTCTCCCATTTAGGGAGCTTTATATAAAACAGAAACACTCTTTATTCTGGAGTGGCCACCATATTTGTGGAGGCAGGAAAAATCAAAAGACCTTCAGATTTAGAGATCAGAGCCTTTTCTTTTAGCTCAGGTGAATTTTGTTTCAAGGGATGCCTGGCAAGAAGAAACAAATTGTGTAGTTTTAACATTAGGAAGTTCTTATTCAAGGCTCCCTTTAGTCCATTCTGTTCCTGCAGAGGATGTTATAAGACAGATTCCCCAAGATGGATGATGGGTTAGACAAGATAATATCTTCCTGGGGTATTCAGGAATTCTGTGATATATCCTTTCTGTATGCTGAGCCCTGTCTGAATTTTGGagggatggaagaagaaagagacatGGTTTCTGGAGCTCCCAATCTGACAGGGAAGACAGATCCACATTCATGAGAAAGTCCAAAAGTCTGAAGAGGGCTCCTTTTCAGCTGTACCATCAGATGCTCAGGAATGTAATGTTTACTGACAGTGCTTGTTCTGGGGCAATGTAGGATGCAGCTTGTCTGgtgggaaagggaagaaaggcTCCCTGGAAAGGGTGAGGATAGGCGTCAGAAAGAAGGAAGGTGAGACAATTTGGTAGTAAGGTGTTCATGGAGGTATTTCAGAGAGTACACAGTAGGGGCACTTGAGTACCCCTGCAGAAGAGGAGGGGATGGTGAGATGTGGCAATGGAAGAGCACCAGTTGAGGCGGAGACCTCAGAAGCAGGGCCAATGTCACCTACAGGACCCTGTTCCATGACCGCAGGCTGAGAGGCAGCCTGTGGGCTCTACATCTGAAGGTTACCAAAGCAGCTGCACACCAGGCTTGTAGGGACCCAAGGGGTCATGCCCTTTCTAACCTTGCAGCTCATGATTTCTCTTCCTAGAAAGCAGGCACAAGCCAGGTTCCAGTGAGAGAAATTAAGGGGCTAGGGAGTGGCTGTATACACAACATCCAGGCTATTGATGAGGTAGCTGACGTCAGATCCAGCCACCAGGCAGGGTGATTGGGTTGGTGAGTTAAGGAGAGGCCCAAGTCAGACCCCTGCCTCTTGAGCCAAGACAGCCCGGAATAATGGTCAATTATCCATGAGAACTCACCAGAGGAAGTAAGTGCCAAAGGCTTTCATGGAGATCCTGAAGGAGGGATGAGGCATGACTCAGGTGCCCTGCCCTTAGTGAGGTCCATCCCACAAACTGGGCTGAGCTCCTGCACCTCCCCACCTCACAGCCCTTCCCTGTGAGGGTTCATTGCTATAAAGCTGGAGCCAAGGTTGCCTACCTCTTTTACACCTTACTGTGTCCCCATTCCCATCAACCTCTTCTTCAGCTCTTCTTCCCCTGGAAGTCCCCCCCAACCACTATCCCCTGAGTcttctccccttttccctccactgtcctccacttccctcctcttccccctgTCTCCCTCAACCTCCCTTTCTTCCCATTCTTCTTGCCTTCAGCCAGTCTCTGTCCTTCTTTCAAAGAGCCCTAGGGAGTAGCTTCTTTTCCCTAGAAATCCACCTCCCATCCACTTCTCTGACCTTCCTCAACCCTCCTCCCAGACTCTGCTCTGTCCCATGGCCTTGCCTTGAGAATTCTTGCCCCTGTTGGCTGGCTACCACCCCTGTCATCACACAGGTCAAGGATTTCACTTTGGTCAAGAATACATCTATTCACATCATCTGTCTTTCAGGCCCAGTCAGGAATgtgtccccatcccacccccactcACAGGAATGGCTTTTCTCTGGTCTGCTTCCTCTAGCCCTCACCCCATCCTGCTAGAAAGCTTTGCACAAATAACCACCAAGCTTTGACAGATCCATTACTCAGCACTTAATACGCCACTGGTATTCatttgattcattcaacaaaaatttattgagcacctactgtgtgccaagccctTGGAGTGTACCCATGAACCAAACATTTGTACCTATTGGTGGGTTGCAGGGTTTGCATTTTTATTCATGATCTCGGTATGTGTCCAGCTGTTCTGAAAACTGGAAGCTCACCAAGAACAAGGGTAAGCTCTCCTCTCCAGGACTTTTAAGATCCTGAACCCTGGGAGCACTCTAAAGGGCCCTGAAGAGGGACTGGTGGAAGGGAATCTGATTAACGTGTTACACACAAACACCATCTATTGAGTGATACTTTTAATGATGGCAGATGGTGGCAGGGTGGGAGAGCAGTGAGATAAACTCATCCCTTCCATTGGGATCAAACACACCAGGCTCTGAGTGCCAGCTCGGCTACTAACTACACAAACAGAGAATCTCTTAACTCTGTAAGTCTCAGCATCCCCATCTGTGAAACTAGATAATAACACCTTCCTTGGAAAGTCattgtaaatattaaatgcatTAATTCATGTTGGGCAATACAATATCCAGTATGAAGTAATATCaggaaatattattattttttaagtttggaagaatattcataaaatatttatccaCACTAAGCATATATTActtgcatgatttttaaaaataaccaccTACCCTAGAAAAACTCTTGCACACATATACCAGATGGCATGGAAAAGAATGTCCGTGGCAGCTCTATTCATAACACAAACTCTGGAAACTACCATGAGACCATCAGTGTGGAAAGACGAATAAACTGAATAAACTGtggcatattcatacaatgagtgcaatcacaataaaaatgaacacagtGCAGCTACAGGGAATAACATGGTACAAAAGAAAGCAGACATGAAAGGATACATACAATATGATTCCACGTATGTGAAGttcaaaaactagaaaaataataatgtgtgGTTTAGCGATGCATACATTGGTTCTTAAACtgtaaagaaaagcaagggaatgAGCCAACACAAAATCTCAGAGAATGGCCAGTTCTAGGCCAGGAAGGACACAGGTGCAACTAAATGAAGCTCATAGGAAGCTCCTAAGTTACATGTGTTTTCTACTTCTTCCTATATGTGTGAGGTCCACCTATACATTCTTTCTAGGGGTGACATATTTCacaataaagacaattttaagtTCCATAAAACTCACATTGCCAGAACCAAGACCATAGAGAGAGGATTCTGCCAACTCTGTCCCCTCCCATCCCCACTTCCTCCTGCCACAAACTTTTTTACTCCAAGAAACCAAACAGGTTGAATTTCCTTTTAGGTCTTCAAAAATTAGCAGCAATTAATAATCCCTGAAGTTTAATGAAGTGGTGTCATATTTTTTTATATCCTGTTTTAAATTGCTCCTTGCTTCTTCAAAATTGCTCAGCAAGGGCCAGCCATTAGTAATTAGCTCATGTTTATGCATGTTATTTTTATAGGGAGTGACACTGTTCGAAAAGGTAAAGCGTGTGTGAGATGTGCCTTGACTCACAGCGCTTCTCCTTGGGACACCCGGCCGGCTGACCTGCAGGAAGCACTACGGCTCAATTGTGCGCAGTGCCCAGAGCTGTGTATGCAAGTATTGAGGGCCTCAGAAGTGTTGGCCCAGCTCCCAAACACACAAAGTGACAGTAGGTGCCACACCCTCCTCTGGGATGACCAGGTGGCTGACACAGTCCATGACCCCACACCTCTCCTGTCACAAGGCTCCACTACTGAATGTTTTACATTAACACATACAGCCTACCTTGtatcctgctcttttctcctccttccttctcttttcctatCAAACccaccccctttctccttccctaagcttctctgcctgcctttgccACTAAGCACAGCAGCTACAAGGGGCTGTCAGCCACATCATtttacttctctttcatttaatgAAATCCTCTGCACGTCATGAAATAACTTTTCTAGACCTGCTCTATTGGAATGCGTGCTTCATGGCTAAGTAGAATACAGTACAATCCATCAAGGCACTTAAATATACCAGAGATAAACAAATAACCAAAACTGTCATTTTCCACCCTCTCCCTTCAATTCTCAGCCACAAGGTCTTGCAGGCCTGTGGCCTCCTACCTTACATTGCCCTTGTGttacactcacacccacaccccaCTGGCTTCTGTTGGTTCTAACCATACCAACTCCCTCTGACTCTGCCCATCGTCCTTTGACTGACTATCCCTAACCCTAAATCCATGGTCTCCCCTACTAAATAACTTTCTCTACCCTCCTGAAATTGTCCAGGGATTAAGAAATCCAGGGCTTGTCATAGCCTGGAGGTGAGAAGCCATTGCATCTCCTAGCCCCATCGCATACAGATGGGAGACTTTGGGTGAGTTACTTAACTCCCTGAGCCTtagtctcctcatctataaaattaagataatgatacatattttatatggttGATGGGAGAACTAGAGATTGTTTATGGTATATAAGGATAATAggtagccaaaaaaaagaaaatattctctgCTCAAAATAGGACCTATGTTTCCCTACAGACTTCTTTCTAATTGTAAAGAAGGAAATGTACTCAAGTGATCCAACTGAGCAGCACAAATAACAGGTACTTCTTGGGATGATACAATCAGTTAGATACCATCACTTATAAAGTATTCTgccaaaaaaaatgtttcagttaAACCCAGTCAAGCCTCTAGACGAATGCTGTCCAATAGATGCTGGTGTGATTGTGGAATAATTCTgtatctgcactgtccaataaGGTAGCCACTGGTCATATGTAGCATGTGGCTAGTGCAGCTGAGGAACtagattttgaatttaattttaaataatttaaatttaaatagccacatgtgtctGTTGGTTACCATATTGAAGAGTCCAGCTCTAGAGTTAACTTCCAGGATATAGAAAATGCACAGGGTAGAGCCACCAGTGAAATCACATgaaacctatttttaaaagttcttaggACAATTAGGAAAATCAAAAATGGAATGGATAGTAAATGATTCTTtggaattattgttaattttcttgcATGCAAAATGGTATTGGCCTTATTCTTAAGAAACGCATGCTGTAGCATTTAAAGGTTACCTCTCATGCTTTCTGTAACTGTCAAAAAATTGggcaaatatgaaaacaaatatggAACAATGCTAACAACTGTTGAATTTAGGTACTGAGGTGGAACATCTCAGGGCATTAATTATACTATTCTTCCAACTTTTCTATATGTTTGAAAACTTTCATAATTGAAGTTGAAAAAGACATGAAACACAAATACGTAATAATCTGCTGGTAGCTACTGCCATGATAGGAAAAATCAGATGTATTTCAGCAGCCCACTAGACAttctaaaatggggaaaatacagatttctgttATAGTAGCACATAGGACACTACTGTAATGGGAACTTCTAGATGTTATTTATTAAAAGTTTAGTCTTTCCCGGGTCCCATCCCCATTCACCACTACCCCTACACAAACACAGGTCCCCTGCTTCTCCCAGGATCTGGCcacccttctcctcccttctcctggccccattcctccctcccctcccctgccctgcccttccctccccatAATCCTCAGATGAATGCATGCCCTGCTGGCAAGGCACTTTGAAGATGAAACATGCTGAGTGCCCCTACAGCCCAGAGGTTGGCATCCTTTACACAGAGGAGGGTGGGGGCCACTCCACCATTAAACCACGTTCTAAAGAGGTTTTGGAACCGGCTAGCCGCCCAAGCCCATAAAGCACAAATTGCCCCACCTTCATCTGCATAGCCAAGCCCCTAGGATCCGAGCATAAATAGGACTGCGGCCCTTGAGGAGCACGTTGGAGTTCCCACAAGACTCCAGATCACCCACCCTATACTCTGCAACACACACCTCCAGAAGCACCATGACTTGCGGATCGGGATTCTGCGGCCGCACCTTCAGCTGCGCCTCGGCCTGCGGGCCCAGGCCAGGCCGCTGCTGCATCACGGCAGCCCCCTACAGCGGCCTCTCCTGCTACCGCGGCATCACCGGGACCTTCGGCAGCCGCAGCGTCTGCGGGGCCTTCCGCTCCGGCTCCTGTGGCCGCAGCTTCGGATACCGCTCCGGTGGCGTGTGCGGGCCCAACCCGCCCTGCATCACCTCCGTGTCCGTCAACGAGAGCCTGCTCACGCCCCTCAACCTGGAGATCGACCCCAATGCGCAGTGCGTGAAGCAGGAGGAGAAGGAGCAGATCAAGTGCCTCAACAGCAGGTTCGCTGCCTTCATTGACAAGGTTGGTGTCCTTGATCACACCCTTCCTGACCCTCCCATTCCTGGGCTGGCCACTGAGGGGAGTCAACGGCAGGGGTACGTGGTACAGGTGAACCCCAGTCTGATGGAGGATGTGGATACATATCCAGGGCACAGATACACAGAGACCTGAGTATACAACAGCACCTCCTAATTTGATAGCACTATTATATAAACCTCTGCCCAGATAGGCAGGGTCCTCAACACCCACTTCCTGAGCCTGGGAGTCCTGGGAGGAATGGGGACTGCTGATATATTAAGTGATAGTTTTAGGTGGTACATTAAAGCATTAAATAACATTAAACCACTGATGAGAAAATGCACTTCCTTTCATGTTTGTTTCATTCCTTAACATTAATGGAGAAAATCTCATTGGGTGCTGAAATGTCTTTAACATCCCTCTAATATGAGATTCTAATAAAGAAAGCAAGCCTCAGGTTCAGTTGCTGCTAAGGGGCAACAGTTTCAGctagaatttaatatttttggagCTCCTCTTATGGAACTCAAAAGTGATATTGGATTCCCAACTATGGTGGTAATATAAAAATATCCCTTTAACCCTGCTTAAGTGTAAAATATTCAGCAGATCCATTTATTGATACaccctaaataaaataaaaggcagcaAAATCCTGAAGGCAGCCTGAGAAGGATCATatctgagaaccactgcccccGGCCAGCTCTGTGAGTACGCACAGAAGAGAAAGGGGGCAGGGACGGAGGACAGGGTCTGGCCAGGTCCCACCAAGAGTGGGTGACAGAGCAAGACTCCAAGCTCAGGATCTCCCCAGCTTTCTAGGCCACTGGGGCTTTGGGGCCCAGCtacccctctcctccccagcagGAGCTGCCCCACCCAGACAGCCACTGCATCCTGTTGCTGGCCCACATACTCCAGAAAAGTGGCCAGGACTCAAGCATGGAAAGTCCTGATTCAGGAGCAGGAGGCTGGGCTTCACGTCCAGGTTCTCCTCTGATTCCCCTGCCAATGCTGGgctgtagttttcctttctcagcCCCAAGTTCACGCCAGAGTTCTGTATGGTGCAGGGGATGAGCTGGCCATGACCTTGAAAGGAAAGATGAGGCCAAGGCAGCCTTGAGACTTCTACTCACTCAGGCCTGACCAAGTGGTCATGAAACACGGATGCTCCCGGTACGTCCTTGGCCCAGAAGAGCCCAGCAGGGGCCACCCCAGCCACCCCTTCCTCTGCACACCCCACTGCTGGCTCTGCCTGGACTCTGCTGCTCTCTGAGGAGGGCGGTGGATATGGGCTCCTTTGACCCACTTTTCTCCACTTCTACCCAGGTGCGCTTCCTGGAGCAGCAGAACAAGCTGCTGGAGACCAAGTGGCAGTTCTACCAGAACCGCCAGTGCTGTGAGAGCAACCTGGAGCCGCTGTTCAATGGCTACATCGAGACCCTGAGGCGGGAGGCCGAGTGTGCGGAGGCCGACAGCGGGAGGCTGGCCTCTGAGCTCAACCATGTGCAGGAGGTGCTGGAGGGCTACAAGAAGAAGTGAGCGCCTCAGGAGGAGGGTTTGGGCAAAGGAAATGGGGTTAAATCCAGGCAGGATGCATTTGGGCTAGACCACAAGAGGAACTTCCCAAGAGGAAGAAGTCAGGGATGGAAAGCCTGTGGGGACCATGTTCTTTTCTGGGATGAGAGTTTAAACACTGGAGTCAATCTGAGCTGCTCCAGCTACCTCATCACTAtgtgtttatttcattaattcagcaaacatttttgaGCATCCACTCTATGTCCAGGTGCTTTTTAGGACCTGAGAAAGGGGCAGGAATGAGCAAGTAAGCATGAAGGATGAAGGGGGCACAGATCTAGGGTGAGTTCCTGCCCCCCAGGGGCTGCATCcagaagcagagaggaggctTCCAAGGTGTGCGACGCACCCACCCTGGGCCCGGTCAGGTGACAGTCCCTGAGCCAGGAAGAGCACTGGGTGGTGACAGGGCTGGTCTGAGTGCACAGAGGGAAAGGAGACACAGGGACCCTTCTAGTCCCAGAGCCTGATTCTCTGACCACCTCCAGAAAACCCAGTTCCTGGCTTGTGTGTGTCTGgccttctttgtctttcttttccttcaaatccCAGCCTATTGAAGTGCTAGTCAGTGAACTTCGTGCCCTTTGTCCCCAGGTATGAAGAGGAGGTGGCACTAAGGGCCACCGCTGAGAATGAATTTGTGGCCCTGAAGAAGGTGAGTGACCCCAGAATACTCCACCCATAATTCAGAAACGAGGGCATAGGCAGGAGGCAGCTCTGCAGTCAGAGAGGCTGGGTGACTCCCCACAATCACAGAGCCCAGCGTCCCCCGCACTCCTTGCCCCAGATGCCCCCGTGCTCCTGGTGGCCCTGGGAAGTGGAGAACAAGCCTGCTTCAAGCAGCGCAGGCCTCCCCCCAGCCCAGGTGGCTGCCGTCCAGCCCATGGTTCCCACCTCCTCACGCCCTGAGCCTGGCAGAGAGCGGGCACTCAGGAAATGTTTGTGAGTGAAAGAGCACATGGATGCCCAGGGAGGGCAGCACACTCAGGCCATAACAGTTGGCACATGTTGGCAGGAATAGTCCCCTGTTCCTCACCTCTTGGACTCAACTCGGCACAGGTGCCACATGTGGACTCTGGGCAGGTCCTTCTAGCCATTCCCCATGAGGACGGCAGTGTCACtttgaggacactgaggcacggCGGTCACAGGTGTCAGCCTGAGCCACCCTGGCTTGGAAGGAACAGAGTTGATCTCTTCTGGCCAAAGACCTCCATTCTGACCACAGACTACAGTGTATTCCCTGAGATTTCAaagcccagggaggcagggccgCATTAGAGGTGACCCATTTTACACTAGATCCTAGTTTCAGTGAGAGTGGCACGTGTGCATTCTAGAGGGACCATCCCGGTGACACCAGACGATGTGCCTGGAAACCTTGGGGTCCCCACCCTTACCCGAACCTGCTCCTGACCCCTCCGACTGCACAGAGGACTTCAGCAGGCTCTGCACGGGGAGCTCAGGAGGGTCTCCACCCAGCCTGATGGGGTGCCCCCTGCTGGGGAGAGCTCTGTGCTGTCTCACCTGTGTGACTCCTGTACCACCCTCTCCCTTTAGGATGTGGACTGTGCCTACCTGCGCAAGTCGGACCTGGAGGCCAACGCAGAGGCCCTGATCCAGGAGATCGACTTCCTGCGGCGGCTGTATGAGGAGGTGAGGGGCCACAGAGCAGGGGGGCAGCAAGACAGATGTGAGTTAGACACTGGGAAGGACTTGCCACCATTTATTTGGCTTCTGAGCCCCTGGgttggagggagagggggagtaCAGAGCAGATGGACTGACCTGGGACAGGTTTGCTGTCAGAAGGTGAAGAAGGGTGGCTTTGGTCTCATCTGCCATGCCCCCCACAAGCTGGTGTTCCTGGTTGCTGTGGTGACAGTCATCACAAACTGGTAAATGCTGACCCTAGACCCAAAGGATGGAGACAGGAGGCCCTCACCTAAATCAGGCAGTGGGCCTCAGACTTGGCCCCTGTCAGCCTCTGGTCTCTGGACCTGGAGAGCATTGGGAGGCCCCGGGGCTGAGGGGGAGACTTCCCCGGTGAGACTGGGGCTTAGACAGCGAGGCTatggaggaagcagagaaaggggacaGGGAAGGTCTGTGAGACGGCGGGCTGCCAAGAGTGGGGCTCTGGCCAAAGAAGCTCTGTCCCCTCCCACCACTACAGGAGATCCGCGTCCTCCAGTCCCACATCTCAGACACCTCAGTCATCGTCAAGATGGACAACAGCCGGGACCTGAACATGGACTGCATTGTGGCTGAGATCAAGGCTCAGTACGACGACATTGCCAGCCGCAGCCGGGCCGAGGCTGAGTCCTGGTACCGCACCAAGGTGAGAGGCCCAGGACACCTGCCTTCAAGACGTGGCAGTGGGAGGGATGTGATGAATATATTAGAAACAACTTCTTTGTTGGTAATTCTGATCCCTAAAGAACTGTGGGCTGTCCTTCCCTAGAGATGATAGAAGAGGGGCAAAAAGCTCTCAGTGTGTTGTTGGCGTGGCAGGGCACGGCTTCCCTATATGGTTGCACAGGCTGAGCACTGCACAACCTGCAATATCATCCATGGTGACCTGAACCGGTAGGGTTCCCATCCTGAGCCTCAGGAGCATCTCTGCTTCCCCTCAGTGCGAAGAGATCAAGGCCACAGTGATCCGGCATGGGGAGACCCTGCGCCGCACCAAGGAGGAGATCAATGAGCTGAACCGCATGATCCAGAGGCTGACCGCGGAGGTCGAGAATGC
Coding sequences within it:
- the LOC108392820 gene encoding keratin, type II cuticular Hb1, translated to MTCGSGFCGRTFSCASACGPRPGRCCITAAPYSGLSCYRGITGTFGSRSVCGAFRSGSCGRSFGYRSGGVCGPNPPCITSVSVNESLLTPLNLEIDPNAQCVKQEEKEQIKCLNSRFAAFIDKVRFLEQQNKLLETKWQFYQNRQCCESNLEPLFNGYIETLRREAECAEADSGRLASELNHVQEVLEGYKKKYEEEVALRATAENEFVALKKDVDCAYLRKSDLEANAEALIQEIDFLRRLYEEEIRVLQSHISDTSVIVKMDNSRDLNMDCIVAEIKAQYDDIASRSRAEAESWYRTKCEEIKATVIRHGETLRRTKEEINELNRMIQRLTAEVENAKCQNSKLEAAVTQAEQQGEAALNDARCKLAELEAALGKAKQDMACLLKEYQEVMNSKLGLDIEIATYRRLLEGEEQRLCEGVGAVNVCVSSSRGGVVCGDLTVSGARPVTGSACSAPCSGNLAVSTGICAPCGPCNSITSCGLGSCGISSYGVGSCASSCRKF